A genomic stretch from Limnobacter thiooxidans includes:
- a CDS encoding DEAD/DEAH box helicase: protein MGLFDFFRQKKGKVDSAKLVSNSKSISQALDGAHCYAPTEIGLTFKLNQDLSSLSATEKNQLAYLTQLKNEGYLISEGQKLVLFWPKLYELAHQPDHGGGLHVLGLPHIDSKFVPTLACSGSVSDPDFKVYIQSWTNAAGAVIKGSVNRIGGYVTDTDQTFLLSEPVWRVCTLVTEFSRIDRSGGGERLNQSYWADIRKYALQAGIQLDGFLEKTIVLKPDNLRIDMRKSSLKSDAVVEVIPDFDGAPQNWLNHFDRLDAVQDTYRIQGQDGSVTHVVVSPEIKDVLVNIKQMPLRRVAGESAMRFLKNPFSALGDGATQVVDPEQFEQSREKADILFCRFTIEPLFELAGTILQVKLLLQPMTSGAAEDKEYLFKDPSEFRHFVSILSTNFMADLPIAFWKGEELEISDLTEAELAGLSAMCERWAAEQNGQYFDSVMDPSIYGDRVVGIGEAVKITSPYIGKEGSESWLPASLLEELGTDGDLLAKFDGSEKADFDEFTVRISTAVRENRNEVMFPKAEIKLPLHVAKSIHRAWSKKFASESAGGTSDKPPSKRVVLLVQNNIEQSEYIKQRANRLNEGKQLEPFITEYLRPEVSLREHQLQGVAWMQHLFAKAPAEVSGCLLADDMGLGKTLQLLTLLVGAFEQSKDMKPALIIAPVSLLDNWERELQRFFHPSGVLMLKLYGEHLKAAKFTKHEIPLDLQQRGIKNLLRPGWLGEHKVVLATYETLRDMEFSLCRQSWSIGIFDEAQKIKNPAALVTQAAMALPCTFKVACTGTPVENSLTDLWCLFDLIQPSALGSLSTFGKTFLRPIENNAPDAEALRDQLKQLIDPQLLRRTKKDVAKDLPNKLIDQDCKSLAMGGRQRNLYEERISNYENQRKLLEKVGDQNAVILGLLHNLKVICAHPQAYQYDLDLVADSPKMKWMLRTLHAIKEKNEKAIIFTELRDIQRAIQVVLMDEFGLQAEVINGDTKASDAQTGGRQGIIDVYQNKPGFCVIILSTTAVGFGVNIQAANHVIHFTRPWNPAKEDQATDRAYRIGQTKDVTVYYPTITAEGMTTFEETLDRLLERKRGLATDMLSTVGDLDIREFVS from the coding sequence ATGGGTCTGTTCGATTTTTTTCGCCAAAAAAAGGGGAAAGTTGACAGCGCAAAGCTCGTGTCAAATTCCAAATCTATTTCTCAAGCTTTGGATGGCGCGCACTGCTACGCGCCAACAGAAATAGGCCTCACGTTTAAGCTCAATCAAGACTTAAGTTCTCTGTCGGCCACTGAAAAGAATCAACTCGCATACCTTACACAACTCAAAAACGAAGGTTACTTGATTTCTGAAGGTCAAAAACTGGTGCTGTTCTGGCCCAAGTTGTATGAACTTGCACATCAACCGGATCATGGCGGTGGCCTTCATGTCTTGGGGCTACCCCATATTGATTCAAAGTTTGTCCCAACTCTTGCATGCTCAGGCAGTGTGAGTGATCCAGACTTCAAGGTGTATATCCAATCCTGGACCAACGCTGCGGGAGCAGTTATCAAAGGGAGTGTCAATCGTATTGGTGGCTATGTCACCGATACAGATCAGACTTTTCTATTGTCAGAACCTGTATGGCGAGTTTGTACATTGGTGACCGAGTTTTCCCGCATCGACAGGTCGGGCGGTGGTGAGCGCCTGAACCAATCTTACTGGGCTGACATCAGAAAATATGCGCTACAAGCTGGTATTCAACTTGACGGTTTTTTGGAAAAAACCATTGTCCTGAAACCGGACAACTTGCGTATTGACATGCGGAAGTCGAGTCTGAAATCCGATGCTGTTGTTGAGGTGATCCCTGATTTTGATGGGGCGCCGCAGAATTGGTTGAATCATTTCGACCGGCTGGATGCAGTACAAGACACCTACCGAATTCAAGGGCAGGATGGCTCAGTTACACATGTTGTCGTGAGCCCTGAAATCAAAGACGTACTGGTAAACATTAAACAGATGCCCCTGAGGCGTGTGGCTGGCGAGTCGGCCATGAGGTTTTTGAAGAATCCCTTTTCAGCGCTCGGTGACGGGGCCACCCAGGTTGTAGATCCTGAGCAGTTCGAACAGAGCAGGGAAAAGGCGGATATCCTCTTTTGCCGATTCACGATCGAACCTTTGTTCGAGCTTGCGGGTACCATTTTGCAGGTGAAACTTCTTTTGCAGCCAATGACATCGGGAGCTGCTGAAGACAAGGAATACCTTTTTAAAGATCCTTCTGAATTTCGTCACTTCGTATCCATTCTGTCCACCAACTTCATGGCGGACTTGCCCATTGCATTCTGGAAAGGCGAAGAGCTTGAAATTTCAGATCTTACCGAGGCTGAACTGGCTGGATTGTCCGCCATGTGTGAAAGGTGGGCTGCTGAGCAAAATGGTCAATATTTTGACTCTGTAATGGACCCGAGCATTTATGGTGACCGTGTGGTCGGCATTGGCGAGGCAGTGAAAATTACTTCTCCTTACATTGGGAAGGAGGGTTCTGAAAGCTGGTTACCCGCTTCTTTGCTGGAGGAGTTAGGCACAGATGGAGATTTGTTAGCCAAGTTTGATGGCTCGGAAAAAGCGGATTTTGATGAATTCACCGTTCGCATATCTACTGCCGTTCGGGAAAATCGAAACGAGGTGATGTTTCCAAAAGCGGAAATCAAACTGCCACTGCATGTGGCCAAAAGTATTCATCGTGCCTGGTCCAAGAAATTTGCTTCGGAATCCGCTGGTGGAACAAGTGACAAACCGCCATCCAAACGAGTGGTTTTGCTGGTTCAGAACAATATTGAACAGTCTGAGTACATCAAACAACGTGCAAACCGCTTGAATGAAGGCAAGCAACTAGAGCCATTCATCACTGAGTATTTGAGACCGGAGGTAAGCCTTAGGGAGCATCAGCTGCAGGGCGTTGCATGGATGCAGCATCTTTTCGCGAAAGCGCCAGCGGAAGTGTCCGGGTGCCTGTTGGCCGATGACATGGGGCTGGGTAAAACCCTTCAGTTGTTGACATTGTTGGTAGGTGCTTTTGAACAAAGCAAAGACATGAAGCCCGCTTTGATCATCGCCCCCGTTTCATTGCTCGACAACTGGGAGCGGGAACTGCAGCGTTTCTTCCATCCCAGTGGCGTTTTAATGCTGAAGCTTTATGGCGAGCACCTGAAAGCAGCAAAATTCACCAAGCATGAGATTCCGTTGGACCTTCAACAGCGTGGAATCAAAAACCTGCTGCGGCCTGGCTGGCTGGGTGAGCATAAGGTTGTTTTGGCCACCTATGAGACGCTTCGTGATATGGAATTCTCGCTTTGCCGTCAATCTTGGTCCATTGGCATTTTTGATGAAGCGCAGAAAATCAAGAACCCCGCTGCACTGGTTACCCAGGCAGCCATGGCTTTGCCCTGCACATTCAAGGTTGCTTGTACAGGCACGCCTGTAGAGAATAGCCTGACAGACTTGTGGTGCTTGTTCGACCTGATCCAACCCTCCGCCTTGGGATCACTGAGTACTTTCGGAAAAACTTTCCTGCGCCCAATTGAAAACAATGCCCCTGATGCGGAAGCATTGAGAGATCAACTCAAACAGTTGATTGATCCTCAACTGCTGAGACGTACCAAAAAAGATGTTGCAAAAGATCTACCCAACAAACTTATCGACCAGGATTGCAAGAGCCTTGCCATGGGTGGTCGACAAAGAAATCTGTATGAAGAGCGGATTTCCAACTACGAAAATCAGCGCAAGCTTCTGGAGAAAGTGGGCGATCAGAACGCTGTCATTCTCGGTTTGTTGCATAACCTGAAGGTGATTTGTGCGCATCCCCAAGCCTACCAGTACGACCTGGATCTGGTGGCTGACTCGCCGAAGATGAAGTGGATGCTACGCACCCTTCATGCCATCAAAGAAAAAAATGAAAAGGCAATTATTTTCACTGAGCTCAGAGATATTCAACGAGCCATTCAAGTGGTTCTGATGGATGAGTTTGGCCTGCAAGCCGAAGTGATCAATGGTGATACGAAGGCCAGTGACGCGCAAACAGGCGGGCGTCAGGGAATCATCGATGTCTATCAAAACAAGCCCGGGTTTTGCGTGATTATTCTTTCAACTACAGCAGTTGGCTTTGGCGTGAATATTCAAGCAGCAAATCATGTGATCCACTTTACAAGACCTTGGAACCCAGCTAAGGAAGACCAGGCGACTGACCGCGCGTATCGTATTGGTCAGACCAAGGATGTGACGGTGTATTACCCAACAATAACGGCTGAAGGTATGACAACTTTTGAGGAAACGCTTGATCGTTTGCTGGAGCGTAAGAGGGGGCTTGCAACCGATATGCTGAGCACGGTTGGGGATCTCGATATAAGGGAGTTTGTTAGCTAG
- a CDS encoding EH signature domain-containing protein: MSLQRQFNELTLGVQKRVEHAFEVEKFKKLRKTVPLVIGKINAAQKEIIPADEERKRTLMKFAQGEALLSKREWRVICWSLNDRIGKTKECALGQNNLWKQVEKFIRTKIAAQQLAKRLWMGMVYSYFSADITQADNTTNLKKLRNLLLEGLTSVEQAGRKERAWIKAARDCDHLFSAQPTKILAELYLDENIGVFNSLQEHVAIPETSWLWDSLVESIGQKVGKANDEAFRTRIDSLLNLGTLLPRYKDSLFGAALNRYSQAKFKDELHRRLKVVSLEHWGNPQIKSKANIWKAHLTDEAFRMVLNWFAREDLEYFFKLLQGSSQVDQARLDYWMRFVDQMGYTRIVLGRDAYHNRSADFMEFKQANKGRYSSLSGDVAQNNAFIFQIGKYYFVEFSAGGACYVYHESKIPFQVESIDLNTQTQLKIPYLASSRITHNGNWQPKMDYELRTLGITPSHEGIKKAEQIRKNSLANIPARKITSQTKVSSGSALHSMINAALTKPAEDKRHRDIEAAKAFIKILRLSVATLDNVSTGGGFWVFISNDPNPLVKKLIELGFLYKPGKGFWR; encoded by the coding sequence TTGTCTCTTCAACGTCAATTCAATGAACTTACTCTGGGTGTTCAGAAGCGAGTTGAGCATGCGTTTGAGGTTGAGAAATTCAAAAAGCTACGAAAAACTGTTCCACTTGTGATTGGCAAAATCAACGCTGCTCAAAAAGAAATAATTCCCGCTGACGAAGAGCGAAAACGCACCTTGATGAAGTTTGCGCAAGGGGAAGCCCTTTTGAGTAAAAGGGAATGGAGGGTGATTTGCTGGAGCCTGAATGACAGAATCGGCAAAACCAAAGAATGCGCGCTTGGACAGAACAATTTGTGGAAGCAAGTGGAAAAGTTCATTCGAACCAAGATCGCAGCCCAGCAATTGGCAAAAAGATTGTGGATGGGCATGGTTTACAGTTATTTTTCTGCTGATATCACTCAAGCCGACAATACAACAAACCTCAAAAAGCTTCGAAATCTTTTGTTAGAAGGACTTACTTCTGTAGAGCAAGCTGGGCGTAAGGAGAGGGCATGGATCAAGGCCGCCAGGGATTGCGATCACCTTTTTTCAGCTCAGCCCACCAAAATTCTTGCCGAGTTGTATCTTGATGAAAACATAGGTGTATTCAATTCGCTTCAGGAACATGTGGCTATTCCCGAAACAAGTTGGCTTTGGGATTCCTTGGTTGAATCCATAGGACAAAAAGTAGGAAAGGCCAATGACGAAGCTTTCAGAACTCGTATTGACTCGCTGTTGAATCTAGGTACTCTTCTTCCGCGTTACAAGGACAGTTTGTTCGGTGCCGCGCTTAATCGATACAGCCAAGCAAAGTTCAAGGATGAGTTGCACAGACGGCTTAAGGTTGTGTCGTTGGAGCATTGGGGGAATCCGCAAATCAAAAGCAAGGCCAACATCTGGAAGGCGCATTTGACAGATGAAGCCTTTCGAATGGTACTGAATTGGTTTGCACGCGAAGATCTCGAGTATTTTTTCAAGTTGCTTCAAGGCAGCAGTCAGGTGGACCAGGCACGCCTGGATTACTGGATGCGCTTTGTTGATCAGATGGGCTACACGCGCATTGTTTTAGGAAGAGACGCGTATCACAACCGCAGCGCAGATTTCATGGAGTTCAAGCAGGCCAACAAAGGACGATACAGTTCGCTTTCGGGAGATGTAGCTCAGAACAATGCCTTTATTTTTCAAATTGGCAAATACTACTTTGTAGAGTTTTCTGCCGGTGGTGCCTGCTATGTGTATCACGAGTCAAAAATACCATTCCAAGTGGAATCGATCGACTTGAACACACAAACACAGCTAAAAATACCTTATTTGGCTTCTAGCAGGATCACGCACAATGGTAATTGGCAGCCAAAAATGGACTATGAGCTTCGCACTCTAGGAATTACCCCCTCGCATGAGGGCATCAAGAAGGCCGAGCAGATCAGGAAAAATAGCCTTGCAAATATTCCCGCAAGAAAAATAACGAGTCAAACGAAAGTCAGTTCTGGTTCAGCGCTGCATTCGATGATCAATGCAGCGCTCACAAAACCAGCAGAAGACAAACGACATCGTGATATCGAGGCGGCGAAAGCGTTCATTAAAATTCTTCGCCTAAGCGTTGCAACCTTGGACAATGTATCAACAGGTGGTGGCTTCTGGGTTTTCATTTCAAATGATCCTAACCCTTTGGTCAAGAAGTTAATTGAATTGGGATTTTTATATAAACCTGGTAAAGGATTCTGGCGCTGA
- a CDS encoding flagellar motor protein MotB, translating into MLSNKAAPPGRSREEGEKPFWISYADLMTALMILFLVIMVTSLVLVTQKIREATQDEEQRVSEISDLCRELANNADLKNKVIQIDCKDNRINFGEAGRFGTGQFKLSSDGENALLDVVPLILQAANSEVGNKWFKQVLIEGFTDTDGSYLYNLNLSLRRSEWVMCTLIGDKNALKLRLDPDQKIQIKKLFLAGGVAFNNSKSTKDASRRVELRLQFYGLKEREDLNPELDAKFSDSTEEKCFI; encoded by the coding sequence ATGTTAAGTAACAAAGCTGCACCGCCGGGTAGGTCAAGAGAGGAGGGAGAAAAACCCTTCTGGATTTCCTACGCTGATCTGATGACCGCATTGATGATTCTTTTTCTGGTCATCATGGTTACATCTCTTGTTCTTGTTACTCAGAAAATTCGTGAGGCCACCCAAGATGAGGAGCAACGTGTCTCCGAAATTAGTGATCTGTGCCGGGAACTCGCCAATAATGCAGACTTGAAAAATAAAGTTATTCAAATTGATTGTAAAGACAACCGCATCAATTTCGGAGAGGCGGGCCGCTTTGGTACTGGTCAGTTTAAGTTGAGCTCGGATGGCGAGAACGCACTGTTAGATGTGGTGCCCTTGATCCTTCAGGCAGCCAACAGTGAAGTTGGTAACAAGTGGTTTAAACAAGTATTGATTGAGGGTTTTACGGATACTGATGGCTCCTACCTGTACAACTTGAACCTGAGTCTTCGTCGCTCGGAATGGGTGATGTGTACCTTGATCGGTGATAAAAACGCACTGAAGTTAAGGCTTGATCCAGACCAGAAAATACAGATTAAAAAACTTTTTCTAGCTGGCGGTGTTGCATTTAACAACTCCAAGTCCACCAAAGACGCCAGTCGACGCGTTGAGCTGAGGCTTCAATTTTATGGCTTAAAAGAGCGGGAAGATTTGAATCCTGAGTTAGACGCCAAGTTCTCCGATTCTACTGAAGAGAAATGCTTCATATGA